TCCCACCCCGAACGGACCCCGCGCCAACCCCACATGGTGTGAAGCCGTACGGCCGGGGAGATCGCCCGCACCGCCGTTGCCCCTGCCCCGCCGAAGCGGCCGGGGCAACGCGGCGAGCAGCGGTGGCCGGGACGGGCGTGACCAACCCGTCCCCGGCCCCGTAGCCGCCGGTTCACCTCCCACACAGCTCCAACCGCCCGCTCCGGCTTGCCCGGAAACGGCCCGCGAAGGGAACACCGTGCACGCAACGAGACGCAGGCTCATATCCGTGGTGGCGATGTCCGTCACCCTGCTCGCCGGCTCCGCCACCGCTTCCGTGGCCCTGGCCGGTGCGGAGCCCGCGCCGGCCCCGGCCGCCTCCACCCTCCCGGCCGCGGGCGCGCCCGCTTCCGCCGCCGCCGCGCCGGTGCAGAACCTGATCGTCGGCTACAAGTCCTCGGCCACCGAGGCCAGTTCCAACAAGGCCGCGGCCGACGACGCCACCGCCAAGGGCAAGAAGGCCGGCAACAAGAAGGCGAAGTTCGACCGCCGCCTCGGCACCGGTGCCGCCCTCGTCAACCTCGGCGGCTCCGTCGCCCCCGCCGCGGCGGCCGACGTGATGGCCCAGTTCCGTGCCGACCCGGACGTCGCGTACGTGGAGGTGGACTCCCGCGCCTACGCGATGGCCACCCCGAACGACACCGAGTACGCCAAGCAGTGGGACCTCTTCGAGCCCACCGCCGGCATGAACGTTCCGGCAGCCTGGGACAAGACCACCGGCTCCGGCGTGACCGTCGCCGTGATCGACACCGGCTACGTGGCCCACTCCGACGTGGCCCCGAACATCGTCGCCGGCTACGACTTCATCTCCGACGCCACCGCCGCCCGCGACGGCAACGGCCGCGACAACAACCCGGCCGACCAGGGCGACTGGAGCGCGGCCGGCGAGTGCGGCACCGGCTCCACGGCCAGCGGCTCCTCCTGGCACGGCACCCACGTCGCGGGCACCATCGCCGCCGCCACCAACAACGCCAAGGGCGTCGCGGGCATCGCGTACAACGCGAAGATCCAGCCCGTCCGCGTGCTGGGCAAGTGCGGCGGCACCACCTCCGACATCGTCGACGCCATCACCTGGGCGTCCGGCGGCACCGTCGCGGGCATCCCGGCGAACGCCACCCCCGCCAAGGTCATCAACATGAGCCTCGGCGGCTCCGGCGCCTGCACCACCACCTACCAGAACGCCATCAACGCGGCCGTCGCCCGTGGCACCACGGTCGTGGTCGCCGCCGGCAACAGCAACGCGGACGCGGCCGGCTTCTCGCCCGCCAGCTGCAACAACGTGGTCTCCGTGGCCGCCACCAACCGCACCGGCGACCGCTCGTTCTACTCCAACTACGGCAGCAAGGTCGACGTCTCCGCCCCGGGCGGTGAGACCCGCCGCGCCACCGACACGCCCGGCACCGTCACCACCCCCGAGAACGGCATCCTCTCCACGCTGAACGACGGCGCCACCACCCCCGGCTCGGAGATCTACAAGCCCTACCAGGGCACCAGCATGGCCGCCCCGCACATCGCGGGCCTCGCCGCGCTCGTCGTCGCCGCCAAGCCCTCGCTGACCCCGGCCCAGGTCGAGGCGGCCATCAAGGCCAACGCCCGCCCGCTCGCCGGCACCTGCACCGGCGGCTGCGGCGCCGGTCTCGCCGACGCGGCCGCCACCGTCAACGCCGTGACCTCGGCGCCCGCCACGGGCTTCGAGAACACCACGAACGTGAACATCCTCGACAACACCACCGTCGAGAGCCCGATCACGGTCAGCGGAGTCGCGGGCAACGCCCCGGCCGCGCTGAAGGTCAACGTCGACATCAAGCACACCTACATCGGCGACCTGAAGGTCGACCTGGTCGCCCCGGACGGCAGCGTCTACACGCTGTCCAACCGCGCCGGCGGCGGCACCGACAACATCAACCAGCAGTACACCGTGAACGCCTCCTCGGAGGTCGCGAACGGCATCTGGAAGCTCCGCGTCAACGACAACGCCGGCGGCGACACCGGCTTCATCGACGCCTGGAGCCTCGGCTTCTGAAAGCCCGATAGTACGGACCTTTGAGCCCGCGGACCTGCTGATACACCTCGTATCGGCAGGTCCGCAGCCGTTTCCTGACAGCTGACTGAATTCTGCGTCACAATCCGTGTCCACCCGGCATCCGACCTCGTATTGTCGCCTCTCACAGGAGAGGCACAGAGTGGGGACCGAGAGGCTGGTGGCTGTGCGTGGTGGCGGCGACGGGGAACGCTGACACGACCGTCGGACACGGTGAACTGATCAAGGCGGTCGAACGCGCGCTGACCGCGCACGGGCGGGCGCTCCTCACCGGACCCGCCGGCGCGGGCAAGACCGAGGTGGCGGGCGCCGTCGCGGCCGCGGCCGCGACCCGCCACGAGACCGTGCTCCGCCTCGCCCCCGAGGCCGCCGACCAGTGGATACCGGAGGCCTCCGCCGCAGCCCTCCTCGCCTCCGTCCCGTGCGCCGCGCTCGAACGGCTCTCCGGACCCCAGCGCACCGCCATCGCCCTCCTGCGCCGCGAGGCCGACGCACCCCGGGCCGGCCGCGACCACGTCGCGCTGCGCCTCGCCGTCGTCGAGGTGCTCCGCACCCTCGCCGCCCGCACCCCCGTCCTGCTCGTCCTCGACAACGCCCAGTGGCTGGACGCGGAAAGCACCGATCTGCTCCGCTTCGCCCTGCGCCTGACCCCGCCCCGCGTACGGGTCCTCGTGGCCGAGTGCGTCCAGGGCGGCGCCCCCGTCGGCGGCCCCCTGTGCGGCCCCGGCACCCCCGAGATCCGGGTCCCCCCGCTCGGCGCCGACGAGGTGGCCGAACTCCTCGCCCGCCACGGCCTGCCCGCCCGGCTCGCCGGCCGCATCCACCAGGCCAGCGGCGGAAACCCCCGCCTCGCCCTCGCCCTCGGCCACTCCCTCGCCGAGGCCGCCGAGGCCCGCGACGCCAGCGCCCACCACGCCGACCCCCTGCCCCTGTCCGGCCAGGCCCGCGAGGTCGCCCGCCGGCTCCTCGCCGGAGCCCCGGCCCGCGCCCGCCGCACCCTGCTGCTCGCCGCCCTCGCGGCCCGCCCGACGACCGCCCTGCTGCGCCGGGCCGGCCGGCCCGACGCCGAGGCCGAGCTCGCCGAGGCGGAACGGGCCGCGCTGGTCTGCGTGGGGGAGGACGGCGCGGTCGCGTTCACCGCAGGCGCCCTGCCGATGGCCCTGGCCGCCGACGCCGGCTGGCCCGAACGCGCCGCCGGACACGCCGCTCTCGCCGCCGCCGTCGACGACCCCGTCCAGGCCGTACGGCACCGGGCGCTGGCCGTGGACACCCCCGACGAATGGCTCGCCGCCGAGATCACCGAGGCCGCCGCGGCCTGCCGGAGACGAGGCAAGCGCGCCCTGGCCGCCGAACTCGGCCTGCTCGCGGCCGAACGTACGCCGACCAACCGGCCCGGGGACGAACTGGCCCGCCTCGTCGCCGCCGCCGAGGACGCCGGCTGGGCCGGCCGCGCCGATCTCGCACGCCGCGCCACCCGCGCCGTACTGGCCCGCGACGCCTCGCCCGCCGACCGGGTACGCGCCCGCCTCGCCGTGATCGACGCCGCGGGGCAGGCCCTCGCCGCCCTCGACGAGACCTTCGCGTACGCCATGGACGACGCCGCGGGCGACCCCGCCCTCCAGGCGGCCGTGCAGCTGCGGATCGCCACGAAGTACAACCTCAGCGACGGCGACCCCGTCCGCTCCCGCGACGCCGCGGCCGA
The Streptomyces sp. NBC_01296 DNA segment above includes these coding regions:
- a CDS encoding S8 family serine peptidase, with protein sequence MSVTLLAGSATASVALAGAEPAPAPAASTLPAAGAPASAAAAPVQNLIVGYKSSATEASSNKAAADDATAKGKKAGNKKAKFDRRLGTGAALVNLGGSVAPAAAADVMAQFRADPDVAYVEVDSRAYAMATPNDTEYAKQWDLFEPTAGMNVPAAWDKTTGSGVTVAVIDTGYVAHSDVAPNIVAGYDFISDATAARDGNGRDNNPADQGDWSAAGECGTGSTASGSSWHGTHVAGTIAAATNNAKGVAGIAYNAKIQPVRVLGKCGGTTSDIVDAITWASGGTVAGIPANATPAKVINMSLGGSGACTTTYQNAINAAVARGTTVVVAAGNSNADAAGFSPASCNNVVSVAATNRTGDRSFYSNYGSKVDVSAPGGETRRATDTPGTVTTPENGILSTLNDGATTPGSEIYKPYQGTSMAAPHIAGLAALVVAAKPSLTPAQVEAAIKANARPLAGTCTGGCGAGLADAAATVNAVTSAPATGFENTTNVNILDNTTVESPITVSGVAGNAPAALKVNVDIKHTYIGDLKVDLVAPDGSVYTLSNRAGGGTDNINQQYTVNASSEVANGIWKLRVNDNAGGDTGFIDAWSLGF
- a CDS encoding LuxR family transcriptional regulator → MVAATGNADTTVGHGELIKAVERALTAHGRALLTGPAGAGKTEVAGAVAAAAATRHETVLRLAPEAADQWIPEASAAALLASVPCAALERLSGPQRTAIALLRREADAPRAGRDHVALRLAVVEVLRTLAARTPVLLVLDNAQWLDAESTDLLRFALRLTPPRVRVLVAECVQGGAPVGGPLCGPGTPEIRVPPLGADEVAELLARHGLPARLAGRIHQASGGNPRLALALGHSLAEAAEARDASAHHADPLPLSGQAREVARRLLAGAPARARRTLLLAALAARPTTALLRRAGRPDAEAELAEAERAALVCVGEDGAVAFTAGALPMALAADAGWPERAAGHAALAAAVDDPVQAVRHRALAVDTPDEWLAAEITEAAAACRRRGKRALAAELGLLAAERTPTNRPGDELARLVAAAEDAGWAGRADLARRATRAVLARDASPADRVRARLAVIDAAGQALAALDETFAYAMDDAAGDPALQAAVQLRIATKYNLSDGDPVRSRDAAAEAGRLAARGGDQVAEAMALTVRARMGRILGDPDAEDILAEALALPAPEVPLGMRNAPQYLAVRHALFDDRLADARRQLLVLLPAVRRTGSAEDVFEVLRSLTEVELRRGRCTIASAHARRALDLTIEAGLSPGPAWYAAAMAEAMGGSFARAAGYARRGIQASEEEHDQVFLSRSLYALGLTELATGEAAKAVATLRRVAGLEAAQQVVDPSILRWHGELAEALVAADAPDEAAELLGAVRTVALGLGRTTVVAALDRARGLCLSAHGDAEAAVHLLQATADRFGALQLPVERGRTLLALARVERRRRRRAPARAALRAAAEVFAAAGAKPWAELAAEHREPAPGGGGTAMALAALTEAETRLALLVAEGASNQEAAAKLFVSVKTVEARLTRIYQKLDVRSRAQLATALRTR